DNA from Rhinoderma darwinii isolate aRhiDar2 chromosome 6, aRhiDar2.hap1, whole genome shotgun sequence:
AGGAATTCTGGCAGTCCATCCatttattcatctgaatggctgccatgtaatactacatttctcccgcagtggccactgcaggagaaatgtctgGCTGCTGGCACTCAGACCTGCAGCGATCAGCTCACACCGTGCTAGCTCCCAGGGATAAAGTGGGTTATCTGAGAGAGAGAGAACCTCTTTAAGTCATCTGTAATGGAATGAATGGCTTCAGACTGCAACCAATATTATGTAGGAACTGTTCACATCCTATATAAAAATTGCTGAATGTAAAACTCTTAGTGGAAGTTCTACTTCAGTGATTATCAAAGGCTCTTGTTTTGCATGGAGTTACACTTTAATTTTATCCCAGTGAATTGAATTATCTCATGTATTTACCACTCTAGGTAAGGTTGATATATTAATTTGATCATCTTATGTATAGAATGACTGAATGAATGACTTTGTAAATCATGACTAATTTAAATTTGTACCGATCCAGCGATGCGGTCTGTATTATAGCCCAGagttgcattcacaattctgcagacttTAACACATCTCCTATCATTCCTTACTGACTCCATGTCTGTACAGAGTTTACACCATGCACTAtataccgttcagccataacattaaaactacctgcctaatattgGGTAGATCCCCCTCATGCCACTAAAACAGCTCTGACACATCAAGGCAAGAACTCGACAGGGCCTCTGAAGgtatcctgtggtatctggcaccaaaacattagcagcagatcctttcagTCCTGCAGGTTGCGAAGTGGGGCCTTCATGGATTGGACTTGTTATTCCAGCACACCCACAAATGCTCAATTGGATTGTGATCTGGTGAATTTGAAGGCCAAGTCAGCACCTTGAACTCTTTCTCATGTTCCTCAAATTATTCCTGAatattttttgcagtgtggcagggcacattatccagTAACAAAGGTCACTGCCATTCGGTAATACCGttgtcatgaaggggtgtacttggtctgcagcaatgtttaggtaggtggtacgtgtcaaagtaacatccacatgaatgccaggaccaaatgtttcccagcagaatattgcccaaaaatcacactgcctctgccaacttgtcttcttcccatagtgcatcatggtgccatctcttccacaGTAAAGCAACAAGCATGCACCCGGCCATCCATATGATTTAAAAAAAGacctgattcatcagaccaggccaccttctattgctccatggtccagttctgatgatcaCTTGCTCATTGTTGGAGCTTTTGGCTGTGGACAGGGGTTAACAAGCGTATCAATAAATAGTGAACCTGTAACCGGTTCACAAATTGTTCTTCCTTAACCCCTAAGgactgcccaccgtcttttgacagcaggcggtgcaggtgcttcgtctacatcgacgtcttttggcgtcgctgtagaagagtctgatgagcgcttgtgtgagcgctcatcctctaaccaggagctgtaacgaacagctcctgatcttagaacagcctgctaaatacagctgggatcggaaaacatttggaccccagctgtttaaccctttgatcgccgcagtCTGTGACCTTGGCATGATCAAAAGGAACTccccactttgatcgcgtcactggaaacccggtgacgtgatcaaagagcagggaatccctctgcagtcagcccttgggacctagaaaggaccccagggctgtctgttcagtaagcctgctgttagggcacgctGTGTTCtgcaacagcagcctgtgtcaaagtgagACAGTGCAATGTActagcatacaagagtatgctaatacattataagtaaaaaatagagttgtaaataaataaataaaaataaattttaaaaaatgtcccaccaaaaaagtcattattttgaataaaatatattttattgcccctacattaaataaaaacaaaaaacctacacatattaggtatctaaatgaCCGTACTAACCTGCATAATTAAtcgaacaggttatttagcgtaaaagatgaacgggataaaaaataaacaagaaaaacgatgccaagaatcgctttttcctacaaTATCgccgtaaaaataatttattttctacccccaaaccgcaaaaaaaaaataccaatttctcccgcataaaacaaggcctcatacggccacgtcaatgaaaaaagtaaaaacgtaaaaaataaagttatggctgcttaaaggcagagaggtaaaaacagaaaaatttaactGGTCATTCATGCCTTTtcaggcttggtcattaaggggttaaatcacttTTGGTATGTAtgaaccactgcataccgggaacagcCCATAAGGCCTACCGTTTTGGAAATTCTCTGACcaagtcgtctagccatcacaatttgatcCTTGTAATAGGGGCTCAGATCTTTGCACTTGTCTCTCTTTGCtgcttcaaacacatcaacttcaagatctgactgttcacttgctgcctaatatatcccaccccttgacaggagcCATTGTACAAGATAATCAATATTcatttcacctgtcagtggttttaatgtaatGGCTGAATGGTGTAAAGTGATCGGTTGTAGGAAAAACCTCCTGTCCCACTACGTTATAGACTCTCAGCTGAGCTGTTAAGCCTGTACaagttactatttttttttacagttatatCTGTTCAGTTATGGATTAAAATAAGTAAGCATTTAACGGTAGATATGCATGTCATACATTTTTTGGAACTTTATGAGAAACCCGTAATTTTGGTCAGTTTGAACAGTTTGACCACGTAACCGGTATACGGATGATAAACACAGCGGGCAAAGAGAGTGACatcaccagtcatgtgccccacggcagcatcgggaaacggggccaattttgaAGCTGTTGGTACATTACAAATGTAAGCACATTTCCAGATTAAAAGCACTGACACTTAAAAGTTTTAActcggaaaatccctttaatctcATTTTTAAATATTACGTGACAATTGTTCGCAACCACACAGGCTTAGACTGGCCATCGACATAAAGATTTGGCCATAATATGACAAgcgttccttttttttattttattttttaccagtAAAGATCATTCATGTTGCTTGCGCCTAATATCAAACATTATTGTTTCACATTGTATTCAAGGTTACAATAATAGGACCACGATTCTGTTTATTGATTGAGTGTCTCTTAGTgtctattaggcttcgttcacatctgcgctagggctccgttccgaagttccgtctgagctttccctcGGAATGGAgccttgactgacacaaacggaaaccataggtttccatttccatcaccattgatttcaatggtgacggatccgatgccaatggtttccgtttgtctccgttctgcaagggttccgtggttttgacggaatcaatagcgtagccgACTAGcgtagggttccgttctgacggaaagctcagacggaacgtcggaacagagccctagcgcagatgtgaacgaagccttagtgtcCCATGTCCCATAACCCATATAATTCCTGTCCCATGACAGTTATTATATCAACAGCTCAATCTAAAAGTTGATATCTGATACCCAGTTGAGTTTGTATAATTCTTCTGGATCTGTCAGCAGTGAAATATCCTATtctagattaaataaaaacatacattaTTGAAAACCAGCGTTTTAACCAAATGTCTATACAAATCCTAACATTTCACTGCTCTTTGCTCTTGCAACGTCAGCTGGGAACTTGTAAAAACTTGGGAATTTCAATTACAGGCTACAGTGACAATAGGGCAATCTGTGTCTGTTATGTTGGGAGTTGCCAAAGCATCTGGATAATTTTCTTTGTGGTTTCTTTTCCCATGAAACTTGAGTCCCCCAGTGCCCAGATGAATCGCTGAATCTGAAATGGGTCTCAGCAGTTACAGAATGTGGGATTTGTCAGAATTTTGTTTCCCACTTACTATTTCAGTCTGAACAGTAGGGATACCCAAGTCCCAAATGGCTGTATGACATGATCTTAAAATTCTCTTGACAGGAGTAATGCAGAAATCCGTTTGAGTTGAGGAGATCGGTTTTCAGTTCCTCTGAGGATATCTGAATGCTAATAAATACAAAGCATTGTGTAAAGTGGGAAGAAAGTATCTGTTCCTGTTTCCTCTTCCATCATCCTTCCAAATTCTTCAGATTCTCTCTCATCCATTATATCACACATCCCGCTGGAGTTGTAAATACGTTGCACATTACCAGATATAACACATGTATTTACTGCTAATGTCAAGTGTCCTTCATTTACATTAACAAGCCCAAGTGTGTGTAATCTGTGTATGGAAGATTTACGTACCTGTTTCTCAGTATGGAATGGGCTGTACAATCATATTCCTTTTTCTACGCATGTTCAATAAAGTAAATGCAAGGAGTACTTACAATGAATATGTCAAAAGTCAGATACACTTGtacttttctaatatactttgtattttaattcctgaccaagatctctgcttgctgttattcaatgAGAGGCGTGATTGTTTACTTTTAGAGGTTGAAAATCTTATATATGGATGGACAGATGCACAGCTCATAACAGGGAAGAGCACTGATAACTGTACTATACCTGTAAGTAGCCGTGCACCGGTGTGATCATCACATTACCGAGACCCATTTCAGccaatggaagtaaacaatgatagCACCCATTGAtttacaacaagcagagatcttaaaaagtgtgaagaattgatacagaaagtatattataaAATGCATGTATGACTATTAAATGTATGTATACAATTAATAAGCTTTATTTGTTGAACATCTAAAGTCCTTTTAGACATAAAGGCTGTATACACTTtgcccagttttttttttttttttttaaagcccccTAGAGAAtccaacatgtgaccagtgctgggaaatgccCCTAGAGGAGAGAACATGTGACTAGTGCTGGGGAACGCTCCTAGagaggagaacatgtgaccagtgctgggcaacgcccctagagaagagaatatGTGACCAGTGCTAGGaagcgcccctagagaagagaacatgtgaccagtgctgggggacgcccctagagaagagaacatgtgaccagtgctgggggacactcctagagaagagaacatgtgaccagtgctgaggAACGCCACTAGGGAAGAGAACATGTGGAAAGTCCTGGGGAATGCCCCtatagaagagaacatgtgaccagtgctgaggAACGCCCCTAAAGAAGAGAACATGTAACCAGTGCTGGGGAgcgccctagagaagagaacatctgaccagtgctggggaacgctccTAGAGAAGAGAATGTGACCAGTGCtgaggaacgcccctagagaagagaacatgtgagcaGTGCTAGGGaacacccctagagaagagaatatgtgaccagtgctgggggacGCCCCTAAAGAAGAGAACATgtaaccagtgctggggaacaccctagagaagagaacatgtgaccagtgctggggaatgcccTAGAGGAGAGAACATGTGATCAGTGCTAGGGAgcacccctagagaagagaacatgtgaccagtgctaggaagcacccctagagaagagaacatgtgaccagtgctggggagcgccctagagaagagaacatctgaccagtgctggggaatgccctaggggagagaacatgtgaccagtgctaggGAGCGCCCCTACattagagaacatgtgaccagtgcttgggaacacccctagagaagagagcatgtgaccagtgctggggaacgcccctagagaagagaacatgtgaccagtgctggggaacgcccctagagaagagaacatgtgaccagtgctggggaacacccctacagaagagaacatgtgaccagtgctggggaacgcccctagagaagagaacatgtgaccagtgctggggaacgctcctagagaagagaacatgtgaccagtgtttgggaacgcccctagagaagagaacatgtgaccagtgctggggaacgcccttagagaagagaacatgtgaccagtgctggggaacgcccctagacaaGAAGTTTGAATGGAGAAAAGCTTGCAAACAGGTTATGACAGTTGCTGAAGCCGTTAAAAGGAAACAATGCATAGGACAGAtaattgcaactttttttttatctgcaggGACTTAGCAACATGCATGTATATTGATTTGTGCAGCATGCTGGCTCTGGGTCACAGCTTTGCAGCACTAGAATCCCACCAAGGGCAACAtcagcatggagtttgtatgttttctCCGTGTTTGCTTGGGTTTCCTCCCAAAGACAAACTGACGCAATTTTTACctcatatttatttattggtTTTCTATTTCCAGTTGCTTatacagcaccaacatattctgcaacgCTGTACACAGAATTAATCGCTGACATCTGTCCCTGTCCCCAAATTTATCATTGGACACCAGCTAAATTTAAACCTAATGCACTTGACTTTTTACCTTTTGTTGGGGCATCCGTGTCGGGGAAAACttgcaagctttttttttttacaatttagtcAATAAGGAATTTACAAAAATCGAGACATTCCAGTAACAGTTGTCTGGTTTAATATACCGGCCAGTCACATGACAAGCATTGTAAAAATGGAGAATGCCTGCACTATTTTTAATTTATGGGGTAGATGcaactgtgtatatttctgtaacTCCTTCCATTAGTCTTCACAACCTCTACCCACAACCTTTACTCCTTTTAGAAGCCTTTATTTTTATCATTAACCAATGcacttttttgtaataaatcttGGATGAGGCGGAGCTGCAACTCACacacaataccacacacagcccatggacaagagtggcgctgtttcttgaagaaatcagccatgtttttctagttTCATACAGCAATTTTAAGCGTAATATCTGTTCCTGCCAATGCCTtgttgaaccccccccccccccatctacccCATTTTAATTGTGGGCAAACAATAATATATGAAACCCATTCTCTAGTGCTTCAAGCTTTTACTGCTATCTCTATATCTCACCTACTGTCAGGTGCCAACCTTTTCCagtaatctttttttatttgattgGCTTTTAGTCAAGCCTTAAAAACAAGAACAAACATTGGGAATTCCTAAGATTTGTTTCAGTCTTGTATAGGCAAGTTTTCCCAAACTTTCATTAAAAAACACAAAGGGTAGGCATGTAGCTCTGACTTTGACAAAGAAtaatgaagaataaaaaagtttttatatGAACTCTGGCTGGAGTCTTATCTAATGCTGTGGGAATTTCAGATCGTCTCACCTCATGCCCAGCTGTGTAAAAGAATATTGTGAATGACGGGAGTTGGAAGCTAAATGTTGAACGGCTTAGCTGTAACCAGCTAAAAGAAGGCTGTACAATATAATATTGAATCTGAAAAAAGTATCAGATGTGGCATTCTTTTCATTTTACAATCATCACACTTATAGAACATTGTAAAATTAGCCCTTGAATGTGACTAGTAAATTGGGCAATTAAAAGCCAATATGCTTTCTCCTTTCTCTCCGTCTAGAAATAGCTGAGGGCACAGCTTGAGATACTTTGAGCAACAGAGCAGAAGAGACCTTTGACATGCACACTACCTCCCTCCGCTAGCTATTAACTTTTACTTTACATCTAACTTTTTTAATTTGGAAGGGATTTGGAACTTTTCTGGATCTTAGACCTTTATAAATGTGTCAAGAATCTCCATTGTGGGTTTGGCAACAATAGTTGCAACCACGTGTAGCTTGAAGATTCAACATATGCAATAGTTCGGTTTTCTTCTGAATAGAGTATTTCTTTGCAGAGTTACGTTAAATATATAGTTCTTTCACGTCTTTTATCTGTTCTGAGCAAATGGATTCTCCGTACACTTGCATGCACTCTATCTCGATGGCTTGGCGAGTAACAATATGCCctttgttgactttttttttataatttctgtCAAGAGTGAGGTCAATTGTAAAGTTCTGTTGAGTTGTTTCAGCTTTTCCACACTTGGTGAAGGGCTGGCCTGATAAGTAGGCTTGGTTTGGTATTTCTGTAGCCACACCTCTACTCGTTCTGCTTCTTGTTTGAAGGGTAATGTGTAGTTTGCAAGCTGTAGAGGACAAGTCAATGTGAACAAGCACAGATTCTGAAAGGTATCCGAGCCTCACTGCCATGTCTCTGGTAGGGGTCTGGCCTGTGGTTGCTGTCCTGATGGTGACCTCACCTGCACCATCACATGCACAGTTGTTTAAATGGCTTAATTGGGGAGGAACGGCAACAAAAACTTCTTCTACCTCAATTCCCACTaccgattctgcagttttgactaCATTGGAAGAAGTTCTTCAACCTAATGCATCAGCAACTGAAGAAAACAGCCTTTTTAATACAGTAACTGCTACAGACCAGAAGTCCTTTTCTATGGATACAAATGAGAAGTTATCTTCTACGTTGCTGCCTGACCTCACACCGACATCTTCTCCATCATCACAGCCTACAGCTACAGCATCTTCACCTGCAgtgagcaatcctcctcagtctaaTCAGACCGTCATCCAAGCAGGACCAGCAACAAATCCGAGCACACTGCCCACACCAACGCAGCATGCCACTCAGACCGCACCAGAGTCCTTGAAAAATCAGCAGCAAATGACAGAATATCCTGTAAGAAAGAATCCAGAAAATAAGTTATTCAGCATTTGGCAGGTAGAGACTAATGGTGGTTTTGATATTGAGACTTCAACACCTGCATCTACAGATGAACCCACCTCTGTGCCTGACGCTTCAACTGCTCAGAACTTAGATAAGGAGAATATTGCTGGTGTAGGGGCTGAAATCCTAAATGTTGCTGACACTATCCGAAGCATAGTAAGTGTTTGGCCAGAACAATCTAAAAATGATTTGCAGACCTCTGCTGAACCTACACCTGATGAACAAGAGATGACCAATGTGACTGTGCCGACTGTTCATATAAATGAATCGGGCATCTTAAGTCAGCATGGTTCTGGGCACAATGAAGAAAACATCACGGAGACCCACACTTACAGTCAGCTTTCCAGTTCCAGTAATCAGACTTTTAACACCAGTGCAAGGAATCTTACATCACCAGGTATTTCCCCATTTCCAATCTATGCTGCAGTGGAGTCGGGGGCTGCACCGGCACCCAACAAATCTCTTTCAGGAACCAGCCAAATGGGAGACCAAAATATAGAGTCATTGCTCAGCTCGGAATTAGAAGCATCATCCCTGCATTCCGCCCCACTGGACTCGCAGACAATGTACacgggtcacatgggcagcatgCGCACTGCGGTTCCGATGAATATAACCAGCTCTCTTGCCAGTGGCCTATCCCATTATGTGTTAAATTCAACAGAGTCAGTCTTACATaagaaaaataatatacataatgAGTCTGCTGATTTAAATCTGTCTGATGAGAGAATTGGCCTTCATAAACATTCTGGGATAGCCGCCACTGCTGCCAAAATGTATGCCCTTAATACACATGTAATATATTCTGAGGGACATCATAATGCCAATACTGATCACGATTTACTAACCAGCACTAAAGCTTCTACCGCTACAGGTTTTATATATAATCGCACAGAGACTGCTTTTCATTTACCCGAATCGACTCCATCAGACGCTCATTGCTTGCCTGTCCCCATCAACCTGCCTTTCTGCCGCAAATTGGGAATTGAAACTTTTATGCTACCAAATTATTTGAATCATACCAGTGTGCTGGAAATTCAGGCTGCTTTGCATGATTGGGAGGGGCTTCTTAAATCTCATTGTCACCGTTACTTGGAGTGGTTTTTCTGTTTACTACTGGTTCCAAGGTGTAATACTTCCTCCTTAGTGTCACCACCGGTTCCGTGTCGGGGGTTTTGTAAGGTTCTACAGGATGCTTGCTGGGACCTTTTGAAgggagcacatctccccgtgtcaTGTGACTCTCTCCCTGAGAAGGATTCTGGGGTTCCTTGTGTGTATATTCATTTTTCCACAGGTTCAGAGACTATTGATGTCTCTAATTCTTCTGAGTGGTCAGGTAAGTGAATAAACAGTAGTCAGTTGTCCGCAGAACATactatgtagaaaaaaaaaaaaggtaattttacctTAATTTGCCATTTACCAGCATTGAATGACTCCATGTGGTTTCCAataagaccaggatcacacatgcagttttgaatattttttttttttcttttagccaatgccagaagtggatccaaaaggaagaaaagttataaagaaaagactgatccgTCTTCCTTCTATGTGTCCACttctgtttggctaaaaaaaaacaccaaaaactgcatcaaaacttgagtgtgtgatcctggccttaaagtcaTGTTACCACCATTTAAATAGTTGTAATTACGGGAATAATGACTGACATATTTAATTGTGCGTTCTATTTAACCTCCTATCTCTAACTTCTATATGACATGTCCAGGTGTAGCAGATGTTTTATCAATGTTTCTGACAGCTGGCAGCATTGAAATTCGATTTATTAGTGAAGGATACTTGGTAATCCACTGATTTTAGATTTATTGTTTTACTGTGTCCAATTTTGCAGCTCAGCTTTATTAAtttaaatgggactgagctgcaataccagacacagcctataggCAAGATTGGCGCTATTTCTGGGAAGAAATaaaaagctgatttttttttttctagttttacACAACGCTTAACCATCCACTGTTAAACCTCTGCTGAAATTTTAGTCCAACAGTCAAAAACTTTTCAACCCTTTGATGTGTTTAGTATAATAGGACGTAATATAATTAACTTTCAGGAAATGTTGATTGAAACACTGGATTACAGGGAAACTATGCTGAAAAGCTACACTATCTCTTGATAAATTGAGGTAGTGATCTAGAAGTTTTTAGGTAATTGCTTAGCAACAAGTGAAGCGTCCTGTGGGTATCAGCCGTATATATAGATCTCATCCTATGATTTGGGGTcgattaaggctgagttcacatgtcaCAGATTTTATTGCGGATTTTGCTTCTCAACGTTTTGCATTGGAAAGGGTAAAATCTGcattgaaattctgcaacaaatctgtgacGTGCGAACTCCGCCTTATTTACCATTTTATAATGCAGTTGTAGAGGGGCATTTCATTCACCTGCCAGAGTTTTTCTTTGAATTCCCTCAACCAGTGACAGCTTGTTTAATGAGAAGCTGTTTATTTGCATACTACTACTACTTTGGTCATGGTGATGTCACTTGTTCTTGGTAAAATTATTCTCTACTGTTTTTGATGGCTCGTCCCATAAAATGTCTATAAATACCTAGAATTAAAGAGCTGCACTATGGTCACATTTTAAAGCCTTCAATTTTTGGCAAAAATATTTGCAAAATGTCTTTGATTTTCTGCTGCTAGaccattagggcatggccacacgtggcggaattcttccgcaactgtccgcatcaatgccgcacagaatctgcgttgcagattctgttgcggatctgcccaaaatgggcaataaattgatgcggactagccgctgcgtattgaggtgaaagtacttcccttctctctatcagtgcaggatagagagaagggacagcactttttcctagtgaaagtaaaataatttcatacttaccggccgttgtcttggtgacgcgtccctctttcggcatccagcccgacctccctggatgacgcggcagtccatgtgaccgctgcagcctgtgattggctgcagccgtcacttagactgaaacgtcatcctgggaagccgaactggaggaagaagcagggagttctcggtaagtatgaacttctattttttttacaggttgatgtatattgtgatcggtagtcactgtccagggtgctgaaacagttactgccgatcgcttaactctttcagcaccctggacagtgactatttactgacgtcgcctagaaacgctcccgtaattacgggagccccattgacttcttcagtctggctgtagacctagaaatacataggtccagccagaatgaagaaatgtcaagttaaaaaaccaatacactccgcagcacacataacatctacattacatctgcggacttcattgcggaacttagaatctccattgaagtcaatggagaaattccgcaatgagtctgcaaacagtccgccacacctccgcaacaaccattgtatgctgcggacaccaaattccgcaccgcagcctatgctccgcagcggaattttttcTGCATCGTCTtaacgaacactactaaaaagcagtggaaggcaatggagaaacgtgtccgctgcggattaacgctgcagagtgtccgcagcggaattccagagcaattccgctacgtggggcCTTGCCCCTATGGCCTCATTGGACTAGGGTACTGTCAGCAGAAATCTACTAGTGGGTTTTGGTCTCTTCATCAGCATTGTTTAACAGAGTTCCTACTTATTGTAGTAAAATACAGAAGGAGACATATAATTctcttaaaggccatgtacacctttgaaatagtttttttgtttttttaaataaaaatgtcaatcagtgtgattggtgcaacttttaaaatactttttattaaaaaataatttttactttttgagatactgctGCTTTGCATattgtatacacagcagctgtatcgtgcgctgagacctgaacccgtcagttccgcGGATCTGAcacgttcagtgtcagtggggccTATGTGTCTCTGACGGATGCACTTTCGTGTGCTGTGCTTGATTTGTGCAtaaattccattgaaaaataaaaaagtgcgtGAATAATACCTGCCACTCgtaaagcacagatgcaataacgcaacacacacagaccagattcacgcgtgtgaatctgatacgctcgtgtgaatgtagccttagatgtgatcgacagcttctcgatcctgcgtgtcagagacaggcaggacccactgtcactgaacccatcagtcccgcggaactcacagatacaggttttagcactagatatagCTGCAGTGTAAGCAGAATACACAGCAGCCGTATCGCAAacagttaaaattatttttaataaaaagtattttgaaagttgcaccaatcacactgatagttttatttttttttattttttataaaaatgtctatttcaaaggtgtacatagcctttaatgataCTCTCTTAGTGCCCTGCACATCGGTAGCATGGGCATTACTCGTTCCTGTAGGGACATACCGCCGGTGCTGTACTACATCACTGGTGACAAAATTAATAAATCTTCATTTTAATGTAATTTACAACTCTATATTATAAACTAGGCAAATCAGCTTCACCTTCTAACCAATGTCACATTGAACTGGTGTAGTTACTATGCAGTCTCTCCAGATTTGTGATAAAAATGCCCTTAAATTCAGATAAAATAACAATTTCGATGTTGCTGCTCTATgtgaattttaaaggggttgtacaggattggaAAACATGGCTGATGTTTTCCAAAAACTGCGGTATCGCAGCTCATCTCCATtctcttcaatggagctgagatgCAGTACTAAGCACAACCTATATaaatgtgtggcactgtttctggaataaagcagccatgtttttc
Protein-coding regions in this window:
- the LOC142656119 gene encoding uncharacterized protein LOC142656119, translated to MGDQNIESLLSSELEASSLHSAPLDSQTMYTGHMGSMRTAVPMNITSSLASGLSHYVLNSTESVLHKKNNIHNESADLNLSDERIGLHKHSGIAATAAKMYALNTHVIYSEGHHNANTDHDLLTSTKASTATGFIYNRTETAFHLPESTPSDAHCLPVPINLPFCRKLGIETFMLPNYLNHTSVLEIQAALHDWEGLLKSHCHRYLEWFFCLLLVPRCNTSSLVSPPVPCRGFCKVLQDACWDLLKGAHLPVSCDSLPEKDSGVPCVYIHFSTGSETIDVSNSSEWSGVADVLSMFLTAGSIEIRFISEGYLVIH